One Oryza glaberrima chromosome 10, OglaRS2, whole genome shotgun sequence DNA segment encodes these proteins:
- the LOC127753489 gene encoding 36.4 kDa proline-rich protein-like, with protein sequence MARIVLVVALAAVVVVQAAMAQRPGMPPAVVPPSLPTTTPPAPAVVAPPLPTTPPPAVVAPAPPLPPLTPPPAIVPPALPPPPPLPAIVVPPALPPTPAIAVPPALPPIPAIVPPSLPPTPETNLPCVAELAPCSEFYRNSTAKPTGACCAPLKKAYESELGCLCSVLTNPTMAATVGVDTKKGLDLFGRCGVKVPADVCSSHAPAPAPASSPPTASPNSDSSAAPHGAQWMVYSSFFSILLVAMSIPV encoded by the exons ATGGCGCGAATTGTCTTGGTCGTTGCTCTTGCAGCCGTCGTTGTCGTCCAGGCCGCCATGGCACAGAGGCCAGGGATGCCGCCGGCCGTTGTTCCTCCTTCtctgccgacgacgacgccgcccgcgccggccgtcGTTGCTCCTCCtctgccgacgacgccgccgccggccgtcgttgcccctgctcctcctctgccgccgctgacgccgccgccggccattgTTCCCCCTgctctaccgccgccgccgccgctgccggccatTGTCGTTCCACCCGCTCTGCCGCCGACACCTGCCATTGCTGTTCCTCCTGCCCTGCCGCCGATCCCGGCCATCGTTCCTCCTTCCCTGCCGCCGACGCCAGAGACGAACCTGCCGTGCGTGGCGGAGCTGGCGCCGTGCTCCGAGTTCTACCGGAACTCGACGGCGAAGCCCACGGGCGCGTGCTGCGCGCCGCTGAAGAAGGCATACGAGAGCGAGCTGGGATGCCTGTGTTCCGTGCTGACGAACCCAACGATGGCCGCCACCGTCGGCGTCGACACGAAGAAGGGGTTGGATCTGTTCGGGCGCTGCGGCGTCAAGGTTCCCGCCGACGTGTGCAGCAGCCATGCGCCTGCTCCTG ctCCAGCCAGCAGTCCTCCCACAGCGT CTCCAAACTCAGACAGCAGTGCCGCTCCTCATGGTGCCCAGTGGATGGTATATTCGAGCTTCTTCAGCATCCTCCTTGTGGCAATGTCCATTCCTGTGTAa